From Streptomyces sp. HUAS MG91, the proteins below share one genomic window:
- a CDS encoding MerR family transcriptional regulator — protein MEELARAAGITVRTVRFYRERGLIKPPRREGRIAWYDDTHLARLHTIAQLLERGHTLNGIAELSEAFDRGRDVAELLGIGSPTEEIPVRLTATELADHFAGDVTPENLQAALDLGYLGTDGEEIVHISRRLLDVSAALVREGIPLAEVLAAARTVRDHADALATLFHELILAHGDEKDVQRLRPLAKSVVEAELSMALDRRLSPPARDIT, from the coding sequence ATGGAGGAACTGGCCAGGGCGGCCGGCATCACGGTGCGCACCGTGCGCTTCTACCGCGAGCGCGGCCTCATCAAGCCCCCGCGCCGCGAGGGCCGGATCGCCTGGTACGACGACACGCACCTGGCCCGCCTGCACACGATCGCCCAGCTCCTGGAGCGCGGCCACACCCTCAACGGCATCGCCGAACTCTCCGAGGCCTTCGACCGCGGCCGCGACGTCGCCGAACTCCTCGGCATCGGCTCACCCACCGAGGAGATCCCGGTCCGCCTGACCGCCACCGAACTCGCCGACCACTTCGCCGGGGACGTCACCCCGGAGAACCTCCAGGCGGCCCTGGACCTCGGCTACCTCGGCACCGACGGCGAGGAGATCGTCCACATCAGCCGCCGCCTGCTCGACGTCTCGGCGGCCCTGGTCCGCGAGGGCATCCCGCTCGCCGAGGTCCTGGCGGCGGCCCGCACGGTCCGCGACCACGCGGACGCCCTGGCGACCCTCTTCCACGAGCTGATCCTCGCCCACGGCGACGAAAAGGACGTCCAACGCCTGCGCCCACTCGCCAAGTCGGTGGTGGAGGCAGAACTCTCGATGGCCCTGGACCGCCGCCTCAGCCCGCCGGCACGCGACATCACCTGA